From the genome of Chanos chanos chromosome 5, fChaCha1.1, whole genome shotgun sequence, one region includes:
- the LOC115812615 gene encoding calsequestrin-2-like, protein MGILLGITEWRKDFHTKLVLPQFPKVPTQLNKRIADDERSNCSSALSRDESVDLADETMPATVTAKTGRQDDSGSEKVVNGGDDDDDDDDDDDDEDEDLQQC, encoded by the exons ATGGGTATTCTGCTCGGTATAACAGAGTGGAGAAAGGATTTCCACACCAAACTGGTCTTACCTCAGTTCCCGAAAGTCCCCACGCAGCTGAACAAG AGAATAGCTGATGATGAACGGAGCAACTGCTCGTCGGCGCTCAGTCGTGATGAGAGCGTGGACCTCGCAGACGAGACTATGCCTGCGACAGTGACCGCCAAGACCGGTCGCCAAG atgACTCTGGTAGCGAGAAGGTCGTCAATGGTGGTgacgatgacgacgacgatgatgatgatgatgatgacgaagaTGAGGATTT acagcagtgctaa
- the bsk146 gene encoding serine/threonine-protein kinase SBK1, giving the protein MSSSPVVSRSSTDILEDLQFFAAQSLEKIEVNRYYEVIRELGKGTYGKVDLVIHKIRGTKMALKFLKKKTTKLKSFLREYSISLYVSPCPFIINIFGIAFETDEYYVFAQEYALAGDLFDIIPPQVGLPEPVAKRCIHQVAIALDYLHCKKLVHRDIKPENILIFDKECRKVKLSDFGMTRRAGSPVKRVSGTIPYTAPELCDTSKSEGFCVDYSTDVWAFGVLLFCMLTGNFPWEKAMPSDAFYEEFVRWQRRRTGSVPSQWRRFTDDALRLFRKLLSLEAECRCSVKEVFAHFSQRWMLDGEGGGNHQAMLNSSSEDEELLVDRMKQQTLSPVVSAAKGGQIEPGTTAAHFFTSVSTNSSLSLTNSYERVSRDSTPSGRILVATPIEICV; this is encoded by the exons ATGAGCTCCTCTCCTGTCGTCTCCCGATCCTCCACTGACATTCTGGAGGACCTGCAGTTCTTTGCGGCTCAGAGCCTGGAGAAAATTGAGGTCAACAGATACTATGAGGTCATACGAGAACTGGGCAAGGGCACCTACGGGAAGGTGGATTTGGTTATTCATAAGATCAGAG GTACTAAGATGGCTCTGAAGTTTCTGAAGAAGAAAACCACCAAACTGAAGAGTTTCTTGAGAGAGTACAGCATCTCCTTGTACGTTTCCCCGTGCCCTTTCATAATCAACATTTTCGGCATTGCGTTCGAAACCGATGAGTACTACGTCTTTGCACAGGAATACGCCTTGGCAGGGGATCTTTTTGACATCATTCCTCCACAG GTGGGACTTCCAGAGCCTGTGGCTAAACGTTGCATCCATCAGGTGGCTATTGCGTTGGACTATCTACACTGTAAGAAACTTGTGCACAGAGACATCAAACCTGAGAACATCTTGATCTTTGACAAAGAGTGTCGCAAGGTGAAGCTGTCTGACTTTGGCATGACCCGACGCGCGGGCTCTCCGGTGAAGCGCGTTAGCGGCACCATCCCGTACACGGCTCCGGAGCTGTGCGATACCTCCAAGAGCGAAGGGTTCTGCGTTGACTATAGCACAGACGTTTGGGCTTTCGGGGTCTTGCTCTTCTGCATGCTTACCGGTAACTTCCCCTGGGAGAAAGCAATGCCCTCAGATGCCTTCTATGAGGAGTTTGTGCGTTGGCAGCGACGTCGGACAGGTTCGGTACCCTCGCAGTGGCGACGATTCACGGACGATGCGCTACGTTTGTTTCGAAAGTTACTGTCCCTGGAGGCGGAATGCCGTTGTTCGGTGAAAGAGGTGTTTGCTCACTTTAGCCAGCGCTGGATGCTGGATGGTGAAGGAGGTGGAAACCACCAGGCCATGCTTAACTCTTCGTCTGAGGACGAGGAGTTGCTGGTGGACCGAATGAAACAACAGACGCTGTCGCCCGTCGTCTCTGCAGCCAAGGGCGGTCAGATAGAGCCGGGAACGACTGCAGCCCATTTCTTTACCTCAGTTTCAACCAACAGTTCCCTGTCACTGACCAACAGCTACGAGCGCGTGTCCAGAGACAGCACACCCAGCGGACGGATCCTGGTGGCAACCCCCATCGAAATTTGCGTGTAG
- the LOC115812614 gene encoding protein NO VEIN-like: MGYILPHWVEEERPLQAVAKEITRNSWTTKISLPLRSESYQTRNLFHDVHPSLLLFLHRLRSVTIYSETDKQLVTMTRRDLSHNILEVEHTDGVERWLVVKRILYPKKIKEDVESTELALAFQLRDASVSDMKPQKQPVFAFLPLCNFGFRFIIQADFDIPSSRENIDRDSSWNQWLRSEIPQLFLHAMDTFSEHPEFSGLKGLCYFLQFIPQPSEILDFFNPVANQIIQLLKGKPFLPTKEDTDGRVEFKLPSQVAVCQDPLIQDVIGGEDLSRHLNLSYLHPMLQSALTNSLLSALGVHRLRAADVSAVSCALVKELAQSSNFHSADNLKKLAKLLVCNFRALEQEYGEVETLLQGLREIPMLPLADGRVVALSGEGVFFPLGDAKDAHTGMEALYRDLSIVEPGLLSCLDDLGNSQVRELLRRLQVHELEPRQVLREHIYPALRNGSWKTKPVDIVVSYLVFIKQHSQDQDYKGLTIPALTNKGLRCPAESKVWFSKDYGNIDLPSQLPGKHSFITLTV; the protein is encoded by the exons ATGGGATACATTCTTCCCCACTGGGTTGAGGAAGAGAGGCCTCTTCAAGCTGTTGCCAAGGAGATAACACGGAACAG CTGGACCACAAAGATCTCGCTGCCTCTGCGATCAGAGAGCTACCAGACCAGAAATCTCTTCCACGACgttcatccctctcttcttctcttcctccatcgCCTGCGCTCTGTCACTATTTATAGTGAG ACTGATAAGCAGCTGGTGACAATGACTCGCAGAGATTTGAGCCACAACATTTTGGAGGTGGAGCACACGGATGGTGTGGAACGTTGGTTGGTGGTCAAAAGAATCCTTTACCCCAAAAAG ATTAAAGAAGATGTGGAGTCTACGGAGCTGGCCTTGGCGTTCCAGCTCAGAGATGCCTCCGTGTCTGACATGAAACCTCAGAAACAGCCTGTCTTTGCCTTCCTTCCACTCTGCAACTTCGGGTTTCGCTTCATCATCCAAG cTGACTTTGATATCCCGTCCTCGCGGGAgaacatagacagagacagctCTTGGAACCAATGGCTCCGCTCCGAGATCCCACAGCTCTTCCTGCACGCGATGGACACGTTTAGT GAACACCCGGAGTTCAGTGGCCTGAAAGGACTCTGTTACTTCCTACAGTTCATCCCTCAACCCAGTGAGATTCTGGACTTCTTCAACCCAGTGGCCAATCAGATCATACAGTTACTCAAAGGCAAACCATTCCTGCCAACAAAGGAGGACACAG ATGGCAGGGTGGAATTCAAGCTTCCTTCTCAAGTGGCGGTGTGTCAGGATCCTCTAATCCAGGAtgtgattggaggagaagaCCTGAGCAGACATCTCAATCTGTCTTACCTTCATCCCATGCTGCAGTCAGCCCTGACTAACTCGCTGCTGTCTGCCCTGGGGGTACACCGCCTGAGAGCAGCAGACGTCTCCGCAGTCAGCTGTGCCCTGGTCAAAGAACTAGCTCAGTCCAGCAACTTCCACTCAG CTGATAACCTGAAGAAACTGGCTAAACTGCTCGTGTGTAACTTCCGGGCTCTGGAGCAGGAGTATGGGGAGGTGGAGACCTTGCTCCAGGGCCTTAGAGAAATTCCCATGCTCCCCCTGGCAGACGGCCGCGTGGTGGCGCTGAGCGGGGAGGGGGTGTTTTTCCCTCTCGGCGATGCCAAAGACGCTCACACGG GCATGGAGGCCCTCTACAGGGACCTGAGCATCGTGGAGCCGGGGCTGCTGTCCTGCCTGGACGACCTGGGGAACTCGCAGGTGCGAGAGCTTCTCCGGAGACTGCAGGTGCACGAGCTGGAGCCGCGGCAGGTCTTGCGTGAACACATCTACCCCGCGCTGAGGAACGGCTCCTGGAAG ACCAAGCCAGTGGACATTGTGGTCAGTTACCTGGTGTTCATCAAGCAGCACTCTCAGGACCAAGACTACAAAGGGTTAACCATCCCAGCGCTGACTAACAAAGGGCTCCGTTGCCCAGCAGAGAGCAAAGTATGGTTCTCTAAAGACTATGGCAACATCGACTTACCCAGCCAACTGCCCGGTAAGCACAGTTTCATCACTCTGACAGTCTAA
- the LOC115812613 gene encoding uncharacterized protein LOC115812613, whose amino-acid sequence MPAYKLSRDEGRSWSYLRPSSVYLYSDEVYRLLGTHVSYVDMTPSEFSRTIGMRNSVQVKDMVDYLKQWCTKVSDENQAEAEGAHFTTTIQHIHTVYQYLQSSCSPGQLTSLFQRSPAVFIEYERKDDWCSGKFYHLKEVCWSDPTGMFVRYKEAIRKSDGGVQEPRVLAPFYSHLPDMRELFMMILKVESHPSMKQYVDLLVLVCETSELPTGEVLQDVSIIFAKLANKCKIRVHDEQDHTVQLDKSYCTSLKNMVTDQRVFPTKNSGWVSLSRKPMIPDSTNLEKIFKSHRQVCLLNLPPAQKKTAKKTKQGKTLQNDERLTFSEEDRDLFLKICGVKRLSECVIAEALTENYRPCPAMQTFVRNIVPYVQRFIYHSEKLEEVYSELKENNISQQIKNLKFGQVGKLYINYRLDVPDGDPIFETEDIICLLKDKKELYVQKDNLSSKLDICRELVKLFSSENDFGKELEHFLGGLAASITDKAALKRFLDRHDIHELPSDEEEWEVPEPMEMKPEPTVPSAAKLARAVGAQEEERKTEGDGENTLVCWPPKSSFGKVGAGHTAQAVEAVMKMWPPPAPPSSGEEQISRGVSGHDRPGEPPLPRESGLSHPQGFRSSGSTNTSSAHSAALPHEKDLKAMPVVQPTDVSHMSSSGETEGDQTEPKVDRPSSNRTAPHSSSEDQHTHQPSQQNHKPAEPPEVVSSQFQGNGSALRPPMALDNAVWTKATAVEAVLEDLTLDCTLPEMVTFSEDIGDTVDIGEWGERLVHSFLTHWMENGGPQAPKEIVWYNQNGETGQPCDFKLTFAVRNGESQGHEVFVEVKTTVKREKHFIHLSANELDFALKEKERYHIYRVYSAGDSQNVRLCRIKNLAQHLHSKTLELFLFV is encoded by the exons ATGCCCGCCTACAAGTTAAGCCGGGACGAGGGTCGCTCTTGGTCCTACCTGCGTCCCAGCTCCGTTTATCTCTATTCTGATGAAGTGTACCGTCTGTTAGGCACCCATGTCAGTTATGTGGACATGACTCCCAGTGAATTTTCCAGAACTATAG GAATGAGGAACAGTGTGCAGGTGAAGGACATGGTTGACTATCTGAAGCAATGGTGCACTAAGGTCTCCGATGAAAACCAAGCTGAGGCTGAGGGTGCCCACTTCACCACTACCATTCAGCACATCCACACAGTTTATCAGTACCTTCAGAGCAGCTGTTCCCCAGGCCAGCTGACAAGCCTGTTTCAGCGGTCTCCTGCTGTATTCATCGAATACGAGAG gaaggATGACTGGTGCTCTGGAAAATTCTATCATCTCAAAGAAGTGTGCTGGAGTGATCCTACTGGCATGTTTGTGAGATATAAGGAGGCAATCCGGAAATCTGATGGTGGTGTTCAGGAGCCCAGGGTCCTGGCTCCCTTTTACAGCCATCTGCCAGACATGAGGGAGCTCTTCATGATG ATCTTGAAAGTGGAGTCCCATCCATCTATGAAACAGTATGTGGATCTTTTGGTGCTCGTCTGTGAGACATCAGAACTTCCCACCGGAGAGGTTCTTCAAGATGTCTCCATCATCTTTGCCAAGTTGG CCAACAAATGTAAAATCCGTGTGCATGATGAGCAAGATCACACCGTTCAGCTTGACAAGTCCTACTGCACTTCTCTCAAAA ATATGGTGACTGATCAGAGAGTTTTCCCCACAAAAAACAGTGGCTGGGTGTCATTGTCTCGTAAACCCATGATACCAGACAGCACAAACTTGGAGAAGATCTTCAAATCTCACCGTCAAGTTTGTCTCCTCAACCTGCCTCCAGCACAGAAGAAAACAGCTAAGAAGACCAAACAAG GTAAGACGCTGCAGAATGACGAGAGGTTGACGTTcagtgaggaggacagagacCTGTTTCTGAAGATCTGTGGAGTTAAAAGACTCTCTGAGTGTGTCATCGCTGAAGCTCTGACAGAGAACTACAGGCCTTGTCCAGCCATGCAAACCTTCGTGCGAAACATTGTGCCGTACGTTCAAAGGTTCATCTATCACAGTGAGAAACTTGAGGAAGTTTACAGTGAACTGAAGGAGAACAACATAAGCCAGCAGATAAAGAACTTGAAGTTTGGACAG GTGGGAAAACTGTACATTAATTATCGGTTGGATGTGCCGGACGGGGATCCGATCTTTGAGACCGAGGATATCATTTGTCTTTTGAAAGACAAAAAGGAGCTCTATGTCCAGAAAGATAATCTCTCATCCAAGTTGGACATCTGCAG AGAACTGGTAAAACTGTTCAGCTCTGAAAATGACTTTGGGAAGGAGCTGGAACACTTTCTAGGAGGCCTCGCCGCCTCTATTACT GATAAAGCTGCTTTGAAGCGGTTCCTAGACAGGCATGACATTCACGAACTTCCAAGCGACGAGGAGGAATGGGAAGTTCCGGAGCCAATGGAAATGAAACCTGAACCTACAG TGCCCTCTGCTGCTAAACTGGCTCGTGCTGTAGGTgcacaggaggaagagagaaagacagagggggatGGAGAGAACACACTGGTGTGCTGGCCTCCCAAATCCTCCTTTGGGAAAGTTGGAGCCGGCCATACAG CTCAAGCAGTGGAGGCGGTGATGAAGATGTGGCCTCCCCCTGCACCTCCAAGCTCTGGCGAGGAGCAGATCTCGCGGGGTGTGAGCGGCCATGATCGCCCAGGGGAGCCGCCATTGCCAAGAGAATCAGGACTGTCGCACCCTCAGGGATTCAGGTCGAGTGGCAGCACCAACACCAGCTCCGCACACTCAGCCG CATTACCCCATGAAAAGGACCTTAAAGCGATGCCTGTGGTCCAACCCACTGATGTCTCTCACATGAGCTCCAGCGGAGAAACAGAGGGTGACCAAACAGAACCCAAAGTGGACAGGCCTAGTAGCAACAGGACAGCCCCTCATTCTTCTTCCGAAGACCAGCATACACACCAGCCTTCTCAACA AAATCATAAACCAGCCGAACCACCAGAAGTGGTATCCAGTCAGTTCCAAGGCAATGGAAGTGCACTTCGACCTCCCATGGCGCTGGATAATGCAGTGTGGACCAAAGCGACGGCGGTAGAGGCGGTTTTGGAGGACCTGACGCTGGATTGCACACTGCCGGAGATGGTGACGTTCTCAGAAGACATTGGCGATACTGTAGACATTGGGGAGTGGGGGGAGAGATTGGTGCATTCATTCCTTACCCACTGGATGGAGAACGGAGGTCCCCAGGCTCCCAAGGAGATCGTCTGGTATAACCAGAACGGAGAGACCGGGCAGCCGTGTGACTTCAAGCTTACGTTCGCGGTAAGGAACGGAGAGAGCCAAGGTCACGAGGTCTTCGTGGAAGTGAAAACGACGGTGAAGCGCGAGAAACACTTCATTCACCTCTCCGCCAACGAGCTAGACTTTGCCCtcaaggaaaaagaaaggtaTCACATATACAGGGTGTACAGCGCCGGAGACTCACAGAACGTGCGACTGTGTCGCATCAAAAACCTGGCTCAGCATCTGCATTCCAAGACACTGgagttgtttttatttgtttag